From one Candidatus Alcyoniella australis genomic stretch:
- a CDS encoding energy-coupling factor ABC transporter permease: MHMADALISPTVGGVMWTATAVLIGYSSKKVKQEMDQSKVPLMGVAAAFIFAAQMINFTIPATGSSGHLGGGLIMAILLGPYAAFLAMASVLTVQALFFADGGLLALGCNIFNLGFFPCFIAYPLIFKTIAGLQPSRGKIITGSLIAAIVGLQLGAFAVVLETLFSGISSLPFGTFVLLMQPIHLGIGIVEGLATAAVVLFVWQARPEIIQAAAGSKPYGSFSTRNVLAGLAVATIVIGAIFSWFASGHPDGLEWSMFKTSGHEELETPGAEVYDKLAGLQERTAFLPDYGFKTAEQDEAQHEAEEAWPAVQAGTSVSGLIGSVLTLLLATLIAFVLKRRKTATAQITVRKP; the protein is encoded by the coding sequence ATGCACATGGCTGACGCCCTGATCTCACCGACGGTCGGCGGAGTCATGTGGACTGCGACCGCGGTCCTGATCGGCTACAGCTCCAAGAAGGTCAAGCAGGAGATGGACCAGAGCAAGGTCCCGCTGATGGGCGTGGCCGCGGCTTTCATTTTTGCCGCCCAGATGATTAATTTTACTATCCCGGCCACCGGATCCAGCGGCCATCTGGGGGGCGGGCTGATCATGGCCATTTTGCTGGGGCCCTACGCGGCGTTTTTAGCCATGGCCTCGGTGCTTACGGTTCAGGCCCTGTTCTTTGCCGACGGCGGACTGCTGGCCCTGGGATGCAACATTTTCAATCTGGGCTTTTTCCCCTGCTTTATCGCCTACCCGCTGATTTTCAAGACCATCGCCGGCTTGCAGCCATCGCGGGGGAAGATTATCACCGGCTCGCTGATCGCCGCGATCGTCGGGCTGCAACTCGGCGCATTCGCCGTGGTATTGGAAACACTTTTCTCGGGCATCTCATCGCTGCCGTTTGGCACCTTTGTGCTGCTGATGCAGCCGATCCACCTGGGCATCGGCATTGTCGAGGGCCTGGCCACGGCCGCGGTGGTGCTCTTCGTCTGGCAGGCGCGGCCCGAGATCATCCAGGCGGCGGCCGGATCCAAACCGTATGGATCGTTTTCAACCCGCAACGTGCTCGCTGGTTTGGCGGTGGCCACGATTGTGATCGGCGCGATCTTCTCCTGGTTCGCCTCCGGCCATCCCGACGGCCTGGAATGGTCGATGTTCAAAACCTCGGGGCACGAGGAGTTGGAGACTCCGGGGGCCGAAGTGTACGATAAGCTCGCCGGGTTACAGGAGAGGACCGCATTCCTGCCGGACTACGGATTCAAGACCGCAGAGCAAGACGAGGCGCAGCACGAGGCGGAGGAAGCGTGGCCCGCGGTGCAGGCGGGGACCAGCGTTTCAGGCCTGATCGGCAGCGTACTGACCCTGCTGTTGGCGACGCTGATCGCCTTTGTGCTCAAACGGCGTAAGACCGCGACCGCCCAGATTACTGTGCGCAAACCCTGA